A region of Methanocorpusculum labreanum Z DNA encodes the following proteins:
- a CDS encoding ribonuclease P protein component 1 — MITPQNILRHELIGLFVSVESSPNRYEEGLSGIIIDETRNTLRINTGNGIKCLEKQRKLLRVTLPDSVQVIIDGNALSVSPTRRVSMRVSPYRKV, encoded by the coding sequence ATGATCACTCCGCAGAATATACTCAGACACGAACTTATCGGTCTTTTTGTATCTGTGGAGTCCTCACCGAACAGATATGAAGAAGGGCTTTCCGGGATCATCATCGATGAGACCAGAAACACTCTTCGGATCAACACAGGGAATGGCATTAAGTGCCTGGAGAAACAACGTAAGTTACTCCGGGTGACCCTCCCGGACAGTGTTCAGGTGATAATAGACGGCAATGCTTTGTCTGTTTCTCCAACGCGGCGCGTAAGTATGCGCGTAAGCCCATATCGCAAGGTATGA
- a CDS encoding Tfx family DNA-binding protein, with the protein MKDTLLTDRQKEVIRFRKQGMTQQQIADRLGTSKANICTIEKSANENIRRAKETLEFLYTLDATELCVLPEGTDLMEAPKIIYVSAAPLNIKIRYDTLALINRISSYMPEKIKGRHVKEDIIVYLNNDGDLYFG; encoded by the coding sequence ATGAAAGATACACTCCTTACTGACCGTCAGAAGGAAGTCATACGATTCCGGAAACAGGGTATGACGCAGCAGCAGATTGCTGACCGACTTGGCACATCCAAGGCTAATATTTGTACTATTGAAAAATCTGCCAATGAAAATATTCGGCGGGCGAAAGAAACTCTCGAGTTTTTGTACACCCTTGATGCAACCGAGTTGTGCGTCCTTCCCGAAGGAACCGATTTAATGGAGGCCCCAAAGATAATTTATGTCTCGGCGGCACCGCTCAACATTAAGATCAGGTATGATACGCTTGCCTTGATCAATCGTATATCTTCGTATATGCCTGAGAAGATCAAAGGCCGGCATGTGAAAGAGGATATCATCGTTTATCTGAATAATGACGGTGATCTGTATTTTGGATGA
- the pdxS gene encoding pyridoxal 5'-phosphate synthase lyase subunit PdxS, with amino-acid sequence MTENRSKLNKELAQMLKGGVIMDVTSPEQAKIAEDAGACAVMALERIPADIRAAGGVSRMSDPKMIKGIQNAVSIPVMAKVRIGHFVEAQILEAIEIDYIDESEVLSPADDLNHIDKNKFNVPFVCGARDLGEALRRVAEGATMIRTKGEAGTGDIVQAVRHMRTMNSEIRRVVSLRQDELYVAAKDMQVPISLLQFVHDNGKLPVVNFAAGGVATPADAALMMQLGAEGVFVGSGIFKSGNPAKRAAAVVKAVTNYNNPSMLAELSEDLGEAMVGINADEISILMAERGK; translated from the coding sequence ATGACAGAAAATCGTTCAAAACTTAATAAGGAACTTGCGCAGATGCTGAAAGGAGGAGTGATTATGGATGTCACCTCTCCAGAGCAGGCAAAGATTGCAGAGGATGCAGGAGCCTGTGCTGTTATGGCTCTGGAGCGTATCCCTGCTGATATTCGTGCCGCAGGGGGCGTTTCCCGCATGAGTGACCCGAAGATGATCAAAGGTATCCAGAACGCGGTCTCGATTCCGGTTATGGCCAAGGTCCGCATCGGTCATTTTGTTGAAGCGCAGATCCTCGAAGCAATCGAGATTGATTACATTGACGAGAGCGAAGTGTTATCACCTGCCGATGATCTCAATCACATTGATAAAAACAAGTTCAATGTCCCGTTTGTCTGCGGCGCCCGTGATCTCGGCGAGGCTCTTCGCCGCGTTGCCGAAGGTGCAACGATGATTCGAACCAAAGGCGAGGCAGGTACTGGAGATATCGTTCAGGCGGTTCGTCACATGCGCACAATGAACAGCGAGATTCGCCGCGTCGTCAGTCTTCGTCAGGATGAATTGTACGTTGCAGCAAAAGATATGCAGGTTCCGATTTCGCTTCTGCAGTTTGTCCATGATAACGGTAAACTTCCGGTCGTCAACTTCGCTGCAGGCGGAGTTGCAACTCCGGCCGATGCCGCGCTGATGATGCAGCTTGGGGCTGAGGGAGTATTCGTCGGTTCCGGTATTTTCAAATCCGGTAATCCGGCAAAACGTGCCGCCGCCGTCGTGAAGGCCGTTACGAACTATAATAATCCCTCCATGCTTGCCGAACTCTCAGAAGATCTTGGCGAGGCAATGGTTGGTATCAACGCAGACGAAATTTCTATCTTGATGGCTGAACGGGGAAAATAA
- a CDS encoding 50S ribosomal protein L22 codes for MARTEYSNKLTGDNIARAKANELGCSPKHAVEIAHLVRNMMADDAVAYLEQVIDLKRAVPFHRFNRNVSHQKSLNGKTFGTAAGRYPVKAAAEYVRLIRSAQKNAEYAGLAPEKMVIIHAAANKGRCIKGIFPRAMGRATPKHKDSVNVEIILREVQ; via the coding sequence ATGGCAAGAACAGAATACAGTAACAAACTTACCGGCGACAACATCGCCCGTGCCAAGGCTAACGAACTCGGCTGCTCTCCAAAGCACGCTGTGGAAATCGCCCACCTTGTCCGCAATATGATGGCAGACGACGCAGTTGCATACCTTGAACAGGTCATCGACCTCAAGCGTGCAGTTCCGTTCCACCGTTTCAACAGAAACGTAAGCCACCAGAAGAGCTTAAACGGTAAGACCTTCGGAACCGCAGCCGGCAGATACCCGGTCAAGGCCGCCGCCGAGTATGTCCGTTTAATCCGCTCTGCACAGAAGAACGCTGAATACGCAGGTCTCGCACCGGAAAAGATGGTCATCATCCACGCCGCTGCAAACAAGGGACGCTGCATCAAAGGAATCTTCCCCCGTGCAATGGGTAGAGCTACCCCTAAGCATAAAGATTCCGTCAACGTTGAAATCATCCTCCGTGAGGTACAGTAA
- a CDS encoding 30S ribosomal protein S3 gives MTIEKKFVADGVRKVRVEQYLNKELKRAGYGGMDIVRTPVGTQVTIFAEKPGIVIGKGGKLVRQLTTDLSTVYGIESPQVEVQQVANPNLNAQIMAERLANALERGWYFRKAGTSVIRRVMDSGALGCEVIIAGKLTGARARVQKFVEGYIKHSGEPSESIVEKGYATAIKKLGIIGVQVKIVPPGAKLPDQFEIRADAAPAPARVVETDIFEEFDAELAAEPEPEFVEEV, from the coding sequence ATGACAATCGAAAAGAAATTCGTTGCAGACGGTGTCCGCAAAGTCAGAGTCGAGCAGTACCTTAACAAGGAACTCAAACGTGCAGGCTATGGAGGTATGGACATCGTCCGGACTCCTGTCGGAACCCAGGTCACGATCTTTGCAGAAAAGCCCGGTATCGTTATCGGTAAAGGTGGTAAACTGGTTCGCCAGCTGACCACTGATCTTAGCACTGTTTACGGCATCGAGTCCCCGCAGGTCGAGGTTCAGCAGGTTGCAAACCCGAACCTCAATGCCCAGATCATGGCAGAACGCCTTGCAAATGCACTTGAACGCGGATGGTACTTCCGAAAGGCAGGAACCTCCGTGATCCGCCGTGTCATGGACTCCGGCGCACTTGGCTGTGAAGTCATCATTGCAGGTAAACTGACAGGTGCACGTGCACGTGTCCAGAAGTTCGTTGAAGGCTACATCAAACACTCCGGTGAGCCGTCAGAGTCGATCGTTGAGAAAGGCTACGCAACTGCAATCAAGAAACTCGGTATCATCGGTGTTCAGGTCAAGATCGTTCCGCCGGGAGCAAAACTTCCGGATCAGTTCGAGATTCGTGCTGATGCAGCTCCTGCTCCGGCACGTGTTGTCGAGACCGATATCTTTGAAGAGTTCGATGCAGAACTTGCAGCTGAACCCGAACCGGAATTTGTTGAGGAGGTCTGA
- a CDS encoding 30S ribosomal protein S14: MAAKDNGKVQQKKYGRGANQCQLCGRKQGLVRRYNIYFCRQCFREWAPTMGFKKMN; encoded by the coding sequence ATGGCAGCAAAAGACAACGGCAAAGTCCAGCAGAAAAAGTATGGCCGCGGTGCAAACCAGTGCCAGCTGTGCGGACGTAAGCAGGGACTTGTGCGCAGATACAACATTTACTTCTGCCGTCAGTGCTTCCGCGAATGGGCACCCACCATGGGCTTTAAGAAGATGAACTAA
- a CDS encoding 50S ribosomal protein L23 — protein MTLAHPLVTEKAMVLLENSNQLSFIVEKEAGKASIKAAMEKNFGKKIVSINTMMTSKGNKKAVITFEEKNAAEEILSQLGIV, from the coding sequence ATGACACTTGCACACCCCCTCGTAACAGAAAAAGCTATGGTCCTTTTAGAGAACTCAAACCAGCTCTCCTTCATTGTTGAGAAGGAAGCCGGCAAGGCATCCATCAAGGCAGCAATGGAGAAGAACTTCGGCAAGAAGATCGTCTCTATCAACACCATGATGACCTCTAAAGGAAACAAGAAGGCAGTCATTACCTTTGAAGAGAAAAACGCCGCTGAAGAAATTCTTTCTCAGCTCGGAATCGTGTAA
- a CDS encoding F420-dependent methylenetetrahydromethanopterin dehydrogenase: MVVKVGVAKLGNIAAGVMAELLLDERADREDMMTFMATSGTKLQKEDVDRVVSNLKAWQPDFAIVVSPNGVLEGPVGAREDLKAAGIPTIVITDDVTTKKEGWEALKASGFGYIIVKADAMIGARREFLDPVEMADYNGNLVKVLALTGAFRKLQLELDKVIDQVKAGKKGAELELPKLVLNSDNSTKGEFTNPYALAKARAAYEIAQAVAGVNVKGCFMTKEWTDYVPIVASAHEMMRAAANLCDQARELEKGCDGVIRKPHKKTGEIVSKVALISKPE, from the coding sequence ATGGTAGTTAAGGTAGGAGTTGCAAAACTCGGTAACATCGCAGCCGGTGTTATGGCAGAGTTGCTTTTAGATGAGCGTGCAGACCGTGAAGACATGATGACATTCATGGCAACTTCCGGAACCAAACTGCAGAAGGAAGATGTTGACCGTGTCGTTTCAAACCTGAAAGCATGGCAGCCCGACTTCGCAATCGTTGTTTCCCCGAACGGAGTTCTCGAAGGCCCGGTCGGTGCACGCGAGGACCTCAAAGCAGCAGGTATCCCGACCATCGTTATCACTGACGATGTCACGACCAAGAAAGAAGGCTGGGAAGCACTCAAGGCATCCGGCTTTGGCTACATCATCGTCAAAGCAGACGCCATGATCGGTGCCCGCCGCGAATTCCTCGACCCAGTCGAGATGGCAGACTACAACGGCAACCTTGTGAAAGTCCTTGCCCTTACCGGTGCATTCCGCAAACTCCAGCTGGAGCTTGACAAAGTCATCGACCAGGTAAAAGCAGGTAAGAAAGGCGCAGAGCTCGAACTCCCGAAACTTGTTCTGAACTCTGACAACTCGACCAAAGGCGAGTTCACAAACCCCTATGCACTTGCAAAAGCACGCGCAGCATACGAGATCGCCCAGGCAGTTGCAGGTGTCAACGTCAAAGGCTGTTTCATGACCAAAGAGTGGACAGACTACGTACCAATCGTCGCCTCCGCACACGAAATGATGCGTGCAGCAGCAAACCTTTGTGACCAGGCACGCGAACTCGAGAAGGGATGCGACGGCGTTATCCGCAAGCCGCACAAGAAGACCGGTGAGATCGTCTCCAAGGTCGCCCTTATCAGCAAGCCCGAGTAA
- the rpmC gene encoding 50S ribosomal protein L29 has translation MAIFRAKEVAQFSDAELVENEQKLKIELIQNYGKVSAGGAPENPGKIREVRRTIARIKTEQTKRQA, from the coding sequence ATGGCTATCTTCAGAGCAAAAGAAGTCGCCCAGTTTTCCGATGCTGAGTTAGTCGAGAATGAGCAGAAGCTCAAGATCGAACTGATCCAGAACTATGGAAAAGTCAGCGCCGGTGGTGCACCGGAAAACCCCGGAAAGATCCGGGAAGTTCGCAGAACTATCGCACGTATCAAGACTGAACAGACCAAACGTCAGGCATAA
- a CDS encoding 30S ribosomal protein S17, with translation MAKNIGLNVAVPEKDCDDVNCPFHGSLPVRGQVITGKVVSERMQGTVVVERNFLHKVQKYDRYEKRSSKIHAHMAPCLNAKIGDEVKIAECRPLNKTTSYVVVEVIKE, from the coding sequence ATGGCAAAAAATATCGGCTTAAATGTCGCAGTCCCAGAAAAGGATTGTGACGATGTAAATTGTCCGTTTCACGGCAGCTTACCGGTGCGCGGCCAGGTGATTACCGGTAAGGTCGTAAGCGAACGAATGCAGGGAACTGTTGTCGTGGAGAGGAACTTTCTTCATAAAGTCCAGAAATATGACAGATATGAGAAACGCAGTTCCAAAATCCACGCACACATGGCTCCATGCCTCAACGCCAAGATCGGCGACGAGGTAAAGATTGCAGAGTGCAGACCACTGAACAAAACGACCTCCTATGTAGTTGTCGAGGTGATTAAGGAATGA
- a CDS encoding 50S ribosomal protein L5: protein MTDMQTPFVAKVVVHMGVGEAGERLVNAENIMADLTKGAKPIRSYARNTLPAFGIRKGQPIGCKATLRGKKAMDFLEMALKTYAVENVLHTRQFDATGNFGFGIEEHTDFPGQAYDPKIGIYGMDIIAVIEKKGTRTARRKIQQKKINSKLHVAREESMKFVTETFGIEVE, encoded by the coding sequence ATGACCGATATGCAGACACCGTTCGTTGCAAAAGTCGTTGTCCACATGGGCGTCGGCGAAGCAGGTGAGCGTCTTGTCAATGCCGAGAACATCATGGCTGATTTGACCAAAGGTGCAAAACCAATCCGCTCCTATGCCAGAAACACTCTTCCGGCATTTGGTATCCGTAAAGGACAGCCGATCGGATGCAAAGCCACTCTTCGCGGCAAAAAGGCAATGGACTTCCTCGAAATGGCACTCAAAACATACGCTGTGGAAAATGTTCTCCACACCCGTCAGTTTGATGCAACCGGCAACTTTGGTTTCGGTATCGAAGAACACACCGACTTCCCGGGCCAGGCATATGACCCGAAAATCGGTATCTACGGTATGGATATCATCGCTGTCATTGAAAAGAAAGGAACCAGAACCGCACGCAGAAAAATCCAGCAGAAGAAGATCAACAGCAAACTTCATGTGGCTCGTGAAGAATCCATGAAGTTCGTTACTGAGACCTTCGGCATTGAGGTGGAGTAA
- a CDS encoding 50S ribosomal protein L3 yields the protein MRTVRPRAGSLAYYPRKRAKGIVPKYQSWPEYNGQPMLQGFAGYKAGMTHVIMIDDHKKSPTEGKEVMVPVTVIEIPAMTVAAIRVYVKDTYGKHPLTEVWAENLEALSGRITKAKTNNAAKATEKINAAIGDVVEVMVLMYTKPTELTGVPKKVPDLMEIRVAGGSAQERFDYALSILGTDVDMKSLLSEGQFADITGITKGKGFQGAVKRFGITLRKRKHARTKKERHIGTLGPWTPHHVRWQVPMPGQMGFQQRTEFNKRIIKIGENADEINPAGGFLHYGLVRNNYVLIKGSIPGPAKRLVRIRSATRMGEQKIQAPVVEYVSLQSKQG from the coding sequence ATGAGAACAGTGAGACCCCGCGCTGGGTCACTCGCATACTATCCCCGTAAACGGGCCAAGGGAATTGTACCAAAGTACCAGTCCTGGCCGGAATACAATGGGCAGCCAATGCTCCAGGGATTTGCAGGCTACAAAGCCGGTATGACCCATGTGATCATGATCGACGATCACAAAAAGAGTCCGACTGAAGGTAAGGAAGTAATGGTTCCCGTAACCGTTATCGAGATCCCCGCCATGACCGTTGCAGCCATCCGTGTTTACGTTAAGGATACCTACGGCAAACACCCGCTTACTGAAGTCTGGGCAGAAAATCTCGAAGCACTTTCTGGCAGAATCACCAAAGCAAAGACCAACAACGCTGCAAAAGCAACCGAGAAGATCAATGCTGCAATTGGCGATGTTGTTGAAGTAATGGTGCTCATGTACACCAAACCGACTGAACTCACCGGTGTTCCAAAGAAGGTCCCCGACCTTATGGAGATCCGTGTTGCAGGCGGCAGTGCACAGGAACGCTTTGACTACGCTCTTTCCATCCTTGGAACCGATGTTGATATGAAGTCCCTCTTAAGCGAGGGTCAGTTTGCCGACATCACTGGTATCACCAAAGGAAAAGGATTCCAGGGTGCCGTCAAGAGATTCGGTATTACTCTTCGTAAGAGAAAGCACGCAAGAACCAAGAAGGAAAGACATATCGGAACTCTTGGTCCATGGACCCCCCACCACGTCCGCTGGCAGGTACCAATGCCGGGTCAGATGGGTTTCCAGCAGCGTACTGAGTTCAACAAACGCATCATCAAGATCGGTGAGAACGCAGACGAAATCAACCCGGCAGGAGGCTTCCTCCACTATGGTCTTGTTCGTAACAACTACGTCCTGATCAAAGGAAGCATTCCCGGGCCGGCAAAGCGCCTTGTTAGAATCCGTTCCGCAACCCGCATGGGCGAGCAGAAGATTCAGGCCCCGGTTGTAGAATATGTCAGTCTTCAGAGCAAACAGGGGTGA
- a CDS encoding 30S ribosomal protein S4e, protein MTRTKRMTAPDAWQIARKESKYVVSTSSGPHDGSALPIGIWLRDHMQFALNTKEVRKILHDRQVLLNGHIVTDEHIGIDVFDIISFPKIDKHYMILVDEKGRHNEYEISADAAKLQLVKVANKTTIKGGKTQINLTSGANFIGEENCKGKDSLVIGIAGDDRFAVQQHFPYAVGNMAIIIGGQHTMKTGKLVEILVQESSLPNRVIIEDADGNKFETIEDYVYMIGTTESFLKTWGVDA, encoded by the coding sequence ATGACCCGAACCAAGAGAATGACTGCACCGGATGCATGGCAGATCGCCAGAAAAGAAAGCAAATATGTCGTCAGCACCTCAAGCGGTCCGCACGATGGTTCAGCTCTTCCAATCGGCATCTGGCTCCGCGACCACATGCAGTTTGCATTAAACACCAAAGAAGTCAGAAAGATTCTGCACGACCGTCAGGTTTTACTGAATGGTCATATCGTAACCGATGAACACATCGGAATCGATGTCTTTGATATCATCAGCTTCCCGAAAATCGACAAGCACTACATGATCCTTGTCGATGAGAAGGGACGCCACAATGAATATGAGATCTCCGCAGATGCAGCCAAACTCCAGCTCGTAAAAGTTGCAAACAAAACCACCATTAAAGGCGGCAAGACACAGATCAACTTAACCAGCGGTGCAAACTTCATCGGTGAAGAAAACTGTAAAGGCAAAGATTCTCTCGTTATCGGCATCGCCGGCGACGACCGTTTCGCAGTCCAGCAGCACTTCCCGTATGCAGTCGGCAACATGGCAATCATCATCGGCGGACAGCACACAATGAAGACCGGAAAACTCGTGGAGATCCTTGTTCAGGAATCATCTCTGCCGAACCGTGTCATCATTGAAGATGCCGACGGAAACAAGTTCGAGACCATTGAAGACTATGTCTACATGATCGGAACCACCGAGTCCTTCCTCAAAACCTGGGGTGTTGACGCATGA
- the pdxT gene encoding pyridoxal 5'-phosphate synthase glutaminase subunit PdxT produces the protein MRIGVLALQGAFIEHIRMLERLGVETFEIRNLSDLKEIPDGLILPGGESTVMSKLLQDLGLFEKLRSLIMTGTPVMGTCAGLILLAKYIEGGSPSLGTMDITAVRNAYGRQLGSFQATAPFAGAGNIQMTFIRAPMITHVGKNVKVLAEVDGVVVAAREDNQLVLSFHPELGEDTFVHQYFLEMIAGTN, from the coding sequence GTGAGGATCGGTGTTCTGGCACTGCAGGGTGCATTCATTGAACACATCAGGATGCTGGAACGTCTGGGTGTCGAGACGTTTGAGATTCGAAATCTCTCAGATCTTAAAGAAATACCGGATGGTCTAATCCTCCCGGGTGGGGAGAGTACTGTCATGTCGAAGCTTTTGCAAGACCTTGGCCTCTTTGAAAAGCTTCGCTCGCTCATCATGACCGGCACTCCGGTAATGGGTACCTGTGCCGGTTTGATTCTTCTTGCAAAATATATTGAGGGCGGAAGTCCATCACTTGGAACGATGGACATTACTGCCGTACGGAATGCATATGGCCGTCAGCTTGGCAGTTTTCAAGCGACTGCACCATTCGCCGGGGCTGGAAATATTCAGATGACCTTTATACGTGCCCCGATGATTACGCATGTCGGCAAAAATGTTAAAGTACTTGCAGAGGTTGACGGGGTCGTTGTTGCTGCCCGCGAAGATAATCAGCTTGTTCTGTCCTTCCATCCGGAACTAGGTGAGGATACGTTCGTTCACCAGTATTTTCTGGAAATGATCGCTGGAACCAATTGA
- a CDS encoding 50S ribosomal protein L2, with product MGHRISTQSRGKGGPTYRAPSHQYKAELKHFGSALETVRATVIDIEHDPARHTPIAVVKIEGKASDKKEYALITEGVGIGQELVWGPEATVVNGNSLPLSAIPTGVAVCNIEARPGDGGKFVRSSGVQAVIIGKSAGKVGVRMPSGKPKWFNEACLATVGLVAGGGRIDKPILKAGKQYHKMKTSATRWPRVRGVAMNVIDHPFGGGGHQHPGKPKTVARGASPGRKVGSVAARRTGYRR from the coding sequence ATGGGACACAGAATAAGTACACAGTCACGTGGAAAAGGCGGTCCAACCTACCGCGCCCCGTCGCACCAGTATAAAGCAGAGCTCAAACACTTCGGCTCCGCACTTGAGACCGTTCGTGCAACCGTCATCGACATTGAACACGATCCGGCACGTCACACGCCGATTGCGGTTGTGAAGATCGAAGGTAAGGCATCCGACAAGAAAGAATACGCACTGATTACCGAAGGTGTCGGTATTGGTCAGGAACTTGTATGGGGACCTGAAGCCACTGTCGTAAACGGTAATTCGTTACCACTTTCCGCAATCCCGACCGGAGTTGCCGTCTGCAACATCGAAGCACGCCCCGGAGACGGAGGTAAATTCGTTCGTTCAAGCGGAGTTCAGGCAGTTATCATCGGTAAATCCGCTGGTAAAGTCGGTGTCAGAATGCCATCAGGCAAACCGAAATGGTTCAATGAAGCATGTCTTGCAACCGTTGGCCTTGTCGCCGGCGGAGGCCGCATCGACAAGCCGATCCTGAAAGCAGGTAAACAGTACCACAAGATGAAAACCTCGGCAACCCGCTGGCCAAGAGTACGTGGTGTCGCAATGAACGTCATCGATCACCCATTCGGTGGTGGAGGACATCAGCACCCAGGTAAGCCAAAGACCGTTGCACGCGGTGCATCGCCCGGTAGAAAAGTCGGATCTGTCGCCGCACGCAGAACCGGATATCGGAGGTGA
- a CDS encoding 50S ribosomal protein L14: MKGLTSKIPRALQTGSKMVCADNTGARVVQIVSVFGYHGVKNRQPKMGLGDLATVTVKKGTPDMKRKLVRAVVVRQKKEFRRPNGLRVSFEENAMILLNENGDPRGTDIKGPVAREVAERFPKVGSMATIII, encoded by the coding sequence ATGAAAGGCTTAACGTCAAAAATTCCGCGCGCACTTCAGACCGGCTCAAAGATGGTCTGTGCAGACAACACGGGTGCCCGTGTTGTACAGATTGTATCTGTCTTCGGTTATCACGGTGTTAAAAACCGGCAGCCAAAGATGGGACTTGGAGACCTTGCGACTGTCACAGTCAAGAAAGGAACTCCCGACATGAAACGCAAGCTCGTTCGAGCTGTCGTTGTCCGTCAGAAGAAGGAATTCCGTCGCCCGAACGGCCTCAGAGTCTCCTTCGAAGAGAACGCAATGATCCTCCTCAATGAAAACGGCGATCCACGTGGAACCGACATTAAAGGTCCGGTTGCCCGTGAAGTCGCAGAACGTTTCCCGAAGGTTGGATCAATGGCAACCATCATTATCTAA
- a CDS encoding 30S ribosomal protein S19: MAKKTTKRMPKRREEYTYHGYNIEQLKAMSMDELLAIMPSGARRKVLRGFTRDEEDVRAKIAEGDGVRTHSRSMIILPEMVGKNVAIYSGKEFINVEIPVEGVFHYFGEFALTRKKVTHGSAGIGATKSSKYVPLK, from the coding sequence ATGGCAAAGAAAACTACTAAAAGAATGCCAAAGCGGCGAGAGGAATACACCTACCACGGCTACAATATTGAGCAGCTCAAAGCCATGTCCATGGACGAGCTTCTCGCTATTATGCCCAGCGGCGCCCGGAGAAAGGTCCTTCGCGGATTTACCCGTGATGAAGAGGACGTTCGCGCGAAGATCGCTGAAGGTGACGGTGTAAGAACTCACAGCCGTTCAATGATTATCCTCCCCGAAATGGTCGGCAAGAATGTTGCCATCTACTCAGGTAAGGAGTTCATTAACGTAGAGATCCCGGTTGAAGGAGTATTCCACTACTTTGGAGAGTTCGCCTTGACCCGCAAGAAAGTTACCCACGGAAGTGCCGGTATCGGTGCAACCAAGTCGAGTAAGTATGTTCCGTTGAAGTGA
- the rpl4p gene encoding 50S ribosomal protein L4: MKANVKAINGSVLHEIELPAVFDEAYRPDLIKRAILAYQSEQYQPHGADPYAGMRTSAEGWGSKRGEAKIPRIKNGSRAAKVPNVKGGHPAHAPKAEKILVEKINKKEKAKAIRSAIAATVNTELVTARGHKFEGEAAIIVDDSFEQIAKTAEVKLALVALGLGADLERARLSRNIRAGRGKTRGRKYKQAKSALIVTSGEFLAGANIAGVDCVSVNALNINVLAPGADAGRLTVWTEAAIKKFVEA; the protein is encoded by the coding sequence ATGAAAGCAAATGTAAAAGCAATTAACGGCTCAGTCCTCCATGAGATCGAACTCCCGGCCGTTTTCGACGAAGCATATCGCCCGGACCTCATCAAGAGGGCCATCCTCGCATACCAGAGCGAGCAGTATCAGCCTCACGGGGCAGACCCGTATGCAGGTATGAGAACCTCTGCAGAAGGCTGGGGATCCAAACGCGGTGAAGCTAAGATCCCGCGTATCAAAAACGGAAGCCGCGCTGCAAAAGTACCGAACGTAAAAGGCGGTCACCCGGCACACGCACCGAAAGCAGAGAAGATCCTTGTTGAGAAGATCAACAAGAAAGAGAAAGCAAAGGCAATCCGCTCAGCCATCGCAGCTACCGTTAACACCGAACTTGTCACCGCCCGCGGTCACAAATTCGAAGGCGAAGCAGCAATCATCGTTGATGACTCCTTTGAGCAGATCGCCAAGACCGCTGAAGTCAAACTTGCCCTTGTGGCACTTGGACTTGGTGCCGATCTTGAGCGTGCAAGACTCTCCAGAAATATCCGTGCAGGCCGTGGAAAGACACGTGGACGCAAATATAAGCAGGCAAAGTCCGCTCTTATTGTAACGTCAGGTGAATTCCTCGCTGGCGCGAATATCGCAGGAGTCGACTGCGTATCCGTCAATGCCCTGAACATCAACGTTCTTGCACCCGGAGCCGACGCAGGCAGACTGACCGTCTGGACCGAAGCTGCAATCAAGAAGTTCGTGGAGGCCTAA
- the rplX gene encoding 50S ribosomal protein L24: MARISSTQPRKQRKFRYNAPIHTRGAFLHSPLASDLREKYGKRSFRVVTGDTVKVLRGEFKGIEGVVDGVDVKNTKVLVHGVYVKKANGEDVPRPLDPSKIMITKLNTKDAVRVARLEVKA, from the coding sequence ATGGCACGTATTTCAAGCACTCAGCCAAGAAAGCAGCGGAAGTTCCGGTATAATGCTCCGATTCACACTCGTGGTGCATTTTTACACTCCCCTCTCGCAAGCGATCTTCGCGAAAAGTATGGAAAGCGCAGTTTCCGTGTTGTTACCGGCGATACTGTCAAAGTACTTCGTGGTGAATTCAAAGGAATCGAAGGCGTTGTTGACGGCGTAGACGTCAAAAACACGAAGGTCCTTGTTCACGGAGTTTATGTCAAGAAAGCCAACGGCGAAGATGTCCCAAGACCACTCGATCCGTCCAAGATAATGATCACCAAACTCAACACAAAAGATGCAGTGCGTGTTGCACGTCTTGAGGTGAAGGCATAA